The sequence GCGCCCGTGCGGCTGGCGGCTCTGCAGCGCGGCGCGCTCGGCCTCGGGGTCGGCGGCGGAGTCCAGCAGCCGGTTCACCCACGGGGTGTCCGCGGTGCCCGGGCTCACGCAGTTCACCCGGATCCCCTCGCGGATGTGATCGGCGGCCATCGCCCGGGTCAAGCCCAGCACCGCGCCCTTGGAGGCGGAGTACAGAGCGCGTTGCGGCAGCCCGGCGGTGGCAGCGATCGAACTCACGTTCACGATCGCGGCAGCGGGGGAGAGGCGCAGGTGTGGCAGCGCGGCGCGGCTGGTGCGGACCATGCCCATCAGGTTCACATCCAGCACCTGGTGCCACTGCTCCTCGGAGCCGTCGGCCACGGTGCCCTGCGCACCGATCCCTGCATTGTTCACCACCACGTCCAGTCGGCCCCAGGCGCCGATCACCTGCTCGACGGCGGCGCTCACGCTGGTCTGGTCGCTCACGTCGGCGCGCAGCTCCAGCCAGGTGCCTTCCGCCGCGCCAGCGGCAGTGCCCGCTCCGGGCTCTGCCACGGTGCGGTCCAGGATCGCCACCCGAGCTCCGCCGTCGTGCAAGCGTTGCGCGACCTGTGCACCGATCCCCGAAGCACCTCCAGTGACCACGGCCACCAGCGACTCGAACTCACCCGTGCCGGGCGCCGCCGTGCTCATGCTGTGCCTCCGTTGCTTGGGTGCTGCGGTACCTCGCTGCAGTACAGCTCGTGCCTCGGCGTCCCTTCGCGGGGGCTCCGCGCCCTCATGCTTGCCCCATCACGGTGCGCTGCCGGCCGAGACCTTCGATCTCCACCTCCACCACGTCACCGCTGCTCAGGTACGGGAACCGGCCGGACAGTGCCACCCCCTCCGGGGTTCCGGTGAGGATCACATCACCCGGGTCGAGCGCCAGGTACTGGCTCAGGTGCCAGACGATGTAGTCGACGTCGAAGATCATGTCCGCGGTGCTGGAGTCCTGGCGCGGCTCGCCGTTCACCCAGCTGCGCAGGCGCAGGTTCTTCGGGTCGACCTCGTCCGCGGTGACCAGGTACGGGCCGAGCGGGGAGAAGCCCGGTGCGGACTTGCCCTTGCTCCACTGGCCACCGGAGACGGCGAGCTGGAAGTCGCGCTCGGACAGGTCGTCGGAGGTGACGAAGCCGGCGATGTGGGCGCGGGCCTGCTCCGGGGAGTCCAGGTAGAGAGCGCGGGTGCCGATCACCACCCCCAGCTCCACCTCCCAGTCGGTCTTGGCACTGGCGCGCGGGATGTCCACCGGATCGAACGGGCCGGTGAGGGTGTTCGCGGCCTTGAAGAACAGGATCGGCACCTCCGGCGGCTCGGCCCCGGACTCGGCGGCGTGCGCGGCATAGTTCTGGCCGATGCACAGGATCGAACCGGCTCGGCTGATCGGGGAGCCGATGCGCAGGTCCGCGGCGCCGGGCAGCTCGGGCAGGGTTCCGGCGGCGACCGCCTCCCG is a genomic window of Ruania zhangjianzhongii containing:
- a CDS encoding fumarylacetoacetate hydrolase family protein, which produces MKLARLGTPGNEVPALITDQGTFDLRTVVPDLDGEHLGAGTLQAIREAVAAGTLPELPGAADLRIGSPISRAGSILCIGQNYAAHAAESGAEPPEVPILFFKAANTLTGPFDPVDIPRASAKTDWEVELGVVIGTRALYLDSPEQARAHIAGFVTSDDLSERDFQLAVSGGQWSKGKSAPGFSPLGPYLVTADEVDPKNLRLRSWVNGEPRQDSSTADMIFDVDYIVWHLSQYLALDPGDVILTGTPEGVALSGRFPYLSSGDVVEVEIEGLGRQRTVMGQA
- a CDS encoding SDR family NAD(P)-dependent oxidoreductase, giving the protein MSTAAPGTGEFESLVAVVTGGASGIGAQVAQRLHDGGARVAILDRTVAEPGAGTAAGAAEGTWLELRADVSDQTSVSAAVEQVIGAWGRLDVVVNNAGIGAQGTVADGSEEQWHQVLDVNLMGMVRTSRAALPHLRLSPAAAIVNVSSIAATAGLPQRALYSASKGAVLGLTRAMAADHIREGIRVNCVSPGTADTPWVNRLLDSAADPEAERAALQSRQPHGRLVDPAEVAEAVAYLASPRNGSTTGVTLAIDGGMDALRLRPA